The Megalops cyprinoides isolate fMegCyp1 chromosome 11, fMegCyp1.pri, whole genome shotgun sequence genomic sequence GGTGCAGACCGTGCTGGCCCGCAAGCCCAAGATGTGCAGCTTCCTGGAGTGGAGAGACCTCAAGATTGTCTACAAAAGGTCAGTGGCAGTCCTTGGGTTACCGTCTGCTCCAGGGGCCCAtggactgctgctgctgaaaaacCTGAGCTACTTTCGATTTCGAGTGTAATGAACTGTAATGAGCACTCAGACACCCCTTTTATTTACAAAGTCAGTGATTTGCATGAGAAAGATCTGGTGCCATAATTTAGAGCACTTGTTGGATTACACAGATTAGGGTTGTTTACAAAGATAAGTGGGAATGTGATACTGAGATACCAGcaagtgtcattttaaatgctaaaaGAAGGCTTTTCCTCACCCATCACAAACAGCTTTCAATGCCCATTGGGAGATGGGAGTGTTAGGGagtgtaatttaaaatgatattacaATATGTATGCCAGTGTACATCTGCCATCATAGTCTATAGCGATAGTGGGCATATCACAATTTAAGCACTAATGTAGTTCAGACAACCAATTATAATTTCTATTTACACGACTTGGAATATTCTGAATCTAATTTAGGGATGTGCCAGGTTTTCATGTACATCTGAGgtcatttaacatgtacagtatggcCATAAAACCATATGAGCATGCATATTTTAAGATGCATATGAAAGTGGTGTTATTAGTGGCCATTGTAACGGGAAACCCAGGCAATTATGAGTCCAAGACTAATAGTAACACGATTGTGTTGGTGATGGTTAGGTTTGGAGAAAAGGCTTACAGTAATGTGCAACAACATGGATTTCCCAAACGCCGTGGTTCTAAGGTGCATAGTCATGGAAACAAATGACAAAGCTGCTGTTCCTTTAGAATTTAGTGAGGCAGTCAAGCCTCTCTGCTGTTTGGATTAGATTGGAGCAAcgtacaaaatgcattcaaaatcaTAAAAGCAAAGAGGGCATTGCCtcccaatgaaaaaaaaacaactactcCCTTGCAATGTAGTTACATTGCAAGGCACAAATTTAGCCCGTTTTTTGCTGTCACACTGCACTTTCTCCACTGAACAGAAAAGACTCCAGAGCGTACAACTGTGCAGCAGTACCTAACAGTGTTGTCCATGTGAATAAGATAACTATTTTCTTTCAGTAGAGTTGGAAGTATCATCAAAGGCAGTTGATTGATGTATTAACTAACTGCAGAGTGAGAAAAATGATAGCTACTCCAGTCTGTAAGTAAGTAGTAATGGAAATTTTAGTTTGTCGAAGTATGGAACATGGATCTTACATCCTTTTATTGATGCTCTAGTTTAGTGCAGTTTGTCGTCAGGCTCTTGCTGTCTTTTTCGGACGAAAGTCAGCTGATGGTCCAGCAATGGCAGACACATACTGTGGAAGCCTCAGGGGGAAAGAAAGGCCAGAAAAGGAGTTTCATTTCCAAGTGCCAATGGATgacaagacaaagacacactGAAGACAGAAGTATATTGTTGTGTGAGAGTCTTCCTCAGTATTTGTGAagtgaggagctggaggagaactGTCATTTGAATTCACTGCACAGGGGGAACTTGATTTGTATACTTCATTTAGTGTTAAGGTCAAAACATTATAGCAGTTAGACTGAGTGCCCCAGTCAGCCTcactttcctgtctgtgtgttcatattGATGATGTGTGTTCATATTGAAAGAGGCATGTTGTCATACTCCAGGTACGCCAGCCTGTATTTCTGCTGTGCCATCGAGGACCAGGACAATGAGCTCATTACACTGGAGATCATCCACCGATATGTGGAGCTGCTGGATAAGTACTTCGGCAGCGTGAGTCGCCTGTCTTTCACTGGTCTCATCTCTATGTTGAATGAATGGCTGCTAACATTGAAAGAAAGGCACTTAAGgatgttctctgaaaaagtTAGTTATAGTTCATAATTTAAGTcactttttttgtatgtgtaacTAATTATAGCCTATAATTGATTTGTCTAACCAACTTAATAAGCCTAACAATGACAATTTACAAATGACTGGAATGTCCAACCAAGCTCTTTCCCTGCATTTTACCATCTCTTAGGGGAGTGCTTTTAAGAGAGGCCGTATTTTTTATTACCTTAGAATGAGCACCATTGGATGTGCAATGCTTTGAAACAAGTCAACTACTGAGGCACCCGTATGACTAATGCTAACATTATGAATTTAAATGCCCTTGTGGGTCTACAAAAAGCTTGCCACAATTCATGCTATAATTTGGTGCATGCCTTGGCTTAGCATCTTAGACTGCACAATGTATCAGGTTCTGTGAGCAACAGTAATTGCTTCTTCAGACTCCTTACAAGCTGCACATTGATATAGTATTCTTTCtatttttgctgaaaaaaagtTGTAAAGAACCAGAGGACATGGAATTTATTGAGCTGTGGCAAGAGCATGAAGGTTTCTTTAATCAGTCTGCAAACAGTTCCTACTACAAACAGTAGAAGCACAATAAATGTGAAGACATAGTCAGGCAATTTGACAAAAATGGTTGGTGACTTTGTGTGCCCTGGAGTACTAGCATATGTTTTTAACCTCATAGCATCAGCAGCATCAGTGACCAGTGGCCGTACCATATGCCTCCAAATTTGCTGCTGAATCCTCACTGAAAATTTGTCAGGTGAACGTGTTAAAAAATGGATAACTGGACCTTTAATTCAGTTAATAGTGACACTCCCTTTGCAGGTGTGTGAACTGGATATCATCTTCAACTTTGAGAAGGCGTACTTCATCCTGGATGAGTTCCTGCTAGGCGGGGAGGCACAGGAGACCTCCAAGAAGAACGTACTGAAGGCCATTGAGCAGGCCGATCTGCTGCAGGAGGTAAGGACCAGGACGTCTAAAGGGCATCCCCCAATCTCAGTGTAACCCAGCCACACTGTATGATTCTGAGTATCTGCTCAGCCTGCCtgttgttctttctctctctctctctctctctctctttattgtCTTCTCTCTTCTATtattcccctctctgtctgtgctccttCCCATCCCTCTCTGTGGCTCCTGTCTCTTGTGAGCCTCCATTCTTAGTAGTCATATTAAGTGCTAAAAGGAAACTCATTGTGATGTTTTCAATTTACACCTTTTTTAGTGGAAAGCCTAGAACCGCCCGCCCACCACCACTACCTTTCTACAACACAATACCATTCAATCCACTGATGTATTCCCAAATAGGCTGTGTGAATACACATCACTCTAaactaatgttaatgttatctTGCTACAAGTtcagaataattaaaaatattggtTACCCTCTTAAGTAACTCAAGAACACTACTGAGAAATGCAAGGATTGGGACAACTGACAAGTGGATTATTATTCTGTCAGACAAGAAGAGACTTGTCCTCTCCGTGGAGTTTAATTACACTGAGAACGTCCTCTGAATGCTTCTCAGCGTTATTTTCAACAGTCCTACCAGAGAGATGGGCGTTAAGGTTACGCAAATAGCTATAATTGTTTCTTCTGAGATGTTACTCCCACAGTATCCCTGAGTCAATCTGCTGCAGTTCATTGTT encodes the following:
- the LOC118786148 gene encoding AP-1 complex subunit sigma-2 isoform X1, producing MQFMLLFSRQGKLRLQKWYVPLSDKEKKKITRELVQTVLARKPKMCSFLEWRDLKIVYKRYASLYFCCAIEDQDNELITLEIIHRYVELLDKYFGSVCELDIIFNFEKAYFILDEFLLGGEAQETSKKNVLKAIEQADLLQEDAKEAETPRSVLEEIGLT
- the LOC118786148 gene encoding AP-1 complex subunit sigma-2 isoform X2; translation: MQFMLLFSRQGKLRLQKWYVPLSDKEKKKITRELVQTVLARKPKMCSFLEWRDLKIVYKRYASLYFCCAIEDQDNELITLEIIHRYVELLDKYFGSVCELDIIFNFEKAYFILDEFLLGGEAQETSKKNVLKAIEQADLLQEEAETPRSVLEEIGLT
- the LOC118786148 gene encoding AP-1 complex subunit sigma-2 isoform X3, which codes for MQFMLLFSRQGKLRLQKWYVPLSDKEKKKITRELVQTVLARKPKMCSFLEWRDLKIVYKRYASLYFCCAIEDQDNELITLEIIHRYVELLDKYFGSVCELDIIFNFEKAYFILDEFLLGGEAQETSKKNVLKAIEQADLLQEPRHEYFNVPVY